The following are from one region of the Centropristis striata isolate RG_2023a ecotype Rhode Island chromosome 19, C.striata_1.0, whole genome shotgun sequence genome:
- the LOC131992302 gene encoding transcription factor 7-like 1-B: MPQLNGADGDDLGANDELIAFKDEGEQEEKRNVSSERDLDDVKSSLVNESESSSDSEADRRPKTNPELESRARHSHLFQEALRRQQDGGLFQHSPYVGYPFFMIPDLGNLCSPYLANGALPPSARTYLPFQWPLLDVPGRSSIRDSATPTHLSNNVVQHPHMTHLHPLLSYSPEAFSPQRASPGFSPDSGMSRTPCYPVSPGGMAQITHPLGWLQGQTMYPIAGGFSPAALAMNASMNSLVSGNFSPRLVPTPPSSIPHPAIVPTGVKQEPASCSQPGKSMVDLPQEKEEEKRPHIKKPLNAFMLYMREERPKVVAQCKVKESATINQILGQRWHSLSKEEQAKYYELARKERLLHSKLYPGWSARDNYGKKKKRKRAKSETQFDELEQDVPLQLKRPRVPEETPHTHTLPPQTAHTHPRSHLSQPHTVSHLTHTHLSQASPASSLDSPATPTTALASPAAPAPTHTEHTHSSSSYGGHTSPYGEQLQPLSLTTKPHRTAVPLSRSAATPGPATPTSSCDTPTPSPHAAASRCSPPPPPFLVPPPTSAHQSAASAHGAFSHAFALRRANQL; encoded by the exons ATGCCGCAGCTAAACGGAGCGGACGGAGACGACCTGGGAGCAAACGATGAACTGATCGCCTTTAAAGACGaaggggagcaggaggagaagaggaatgTGTCCTCTGAACGGGACCTGGACGACGTCAAGTCCTCCCTGGTCAACGAGTCCGAGTCCAGCTCAGACTCGGAG gcagacAGACGCCCCAAGACCAACCCAGAGCTGGAGAGCAGGGCCAGACACAGTCATCTGTTTCAGGAAG ctCTGAGGAGGCAGCAGGATGGAGGTCTCTTCCAGCACTCTCCCTACGTCGGATACCCCTTCTTCATGATCCCAGACCTGGGGAACCTCTGCAGCCCATACCTCGCCAATGGAGCCCTACCACCAAGTGCCAGGACG taCCTGCCGTTTCAGTGGCCGCTGCTCGACGTCCCGGGAAGATCCTCCATCAGAGACTCTGCCACGCCGACACACCtg tctaaCAACGTGGTGCAGCACCCTCATATGACCCACCTCCACCCGCTGCTGTCCTACAGCCCCGAGGCCTTCTCCCCTCAGAGAGCCTCGCCCGGCTTCTCTCCGGACTCAG GTATGTCGAGGACGCCCTGCTACCCCGTCTCTCCTGGAGGCATGGCTCAGATCACACACCCCCTCGGCTGGCT GCAGGGACAGACGATGTATCCCATCGCTGGAGGCTTCTCACCTGCTGCTCTGGCCATGAACGCCTCCATGAACAG cctggTGTCTGGTAACTTCTCTCCTCGCCTGGTGCCGACGCCGCCGTCGTCCATCCCTCACCCCGCCATCGTCCCCACGGGGGTGAAGCAGGAGCCGGCCAGCTGCAGCCAGCCCGG GAAGTCGATGGTGGACCTCCctcaggagaaggaggaggagaagaggccTCACATCAAGAAGCCGCTCAACGCCTTCATGCTGTACATGAGGGAGGAGCGGCCCAAAGTGGTCGCTCAGTGCAAAGTGAAGGAGAGCGCCACCATCAACCAGATCCTGGGCCAGAGG TGGCATTCTCTGTCCAAAGAGGAACAGGCCAAATATTATGAACTGGCCCGCAAAGAGAGACTGCTGCACTCCAAGCTGTACCCGGGATGGTCCGCTAGAGACAACTac gggaagaagaagaagaggaagagagccAAGAGTGAAACTCAGTTTGATG AGCTGGAGCAGGACGTCCCGCTGCAGCTGAAGCGTCCTCGTGTCCCTGAGGAGacgcctcacacacacactctgcccccacagactgcacacacacacccccgcTCCCACCTGTCCCAGCCGCACACTGTCTCCCACCTGacgcacacacacctgtccCAGGCCAGCCCCGCCTCCTCGCTGGACTCCCCGGCCACACCCACCACCGCGCTGGCCTCGCCCGCCGCCCCGGCGCCGACGCACACCGAGCACACACACTCCTCGTCGTCGTACGGCGGCCACACGTCTCCGTACGGCGAGCAGCTGCAGCCGCTGTCCCTCACCACCAAACCTCACCGGACCGCCGTCCCGCTGAGCCGCAGCGCCGCCACGCCGGGGCCCGCCACACCCACGTCCTCCTGCGACACGCCCACGCCCTCGCCCCACGCCGCCGCCTCCCGCTGCTCGCCCCCTCCCCCGCCCTTCCTGGTCCCGCCTCCTACCTCGGCTCACCAATCAGCGGCGAGCGCCCACGGTGCCTTCAGCCACGCCTTCGCCCTCAGACGAGCCAATCAGCTGTGA